From the genome of Triticum aestivum cultivar Chinese Spring chromosome 3B, IWGSC CS RefSeq v2.1, whole genome shotgun sequence, one region includes:
- the LOC123069634 gene encoding translin-associated protein X: MVPLRVCHRLVHLRGLPSSLRLPLPSTMAAPQPGCKPPRPTTTSSPSPAGPATKRSRTMATDAATSPASAGCSAMKAEFTGHAEYLNALNDKRERLVKASRDVTMNSKKVIFQVHRISKNNKEEVLSKAENDLAAVVNQYIGKLVKELQGTDFWKLRRAYTPGVQEYIEAATFCRFCKTGTLLGLAEINDSLLALSDKSIEPLQINVLDYLLGVADLSGELMRLAIGRISDGEVEYAKNICAFVRDIYRELTLLVPLMDDNNEMKKKMEVMLQSVVKIENACFSVHVRGSEYIAMLGSSGESDYAFFGAADYDQ; the protein is encoded by the exons ATGGTGCCCCTACGCGTCTGCCACCGCCTCGTCCACCTGcgcggcctcccctcctcgcttcGGCTTCCTCTCCCCTCCACCATGGCGGCGCCCCAACCCGGCTGCAAACCCCCTCGCCCCACCACCACTTCTTCGC CGTCTCCTGCCGGCCCGGCCACCAAGAGGTCCAGGACAATGGCCACCGACGCGGCGACTTCTCCGGCCTCGGCGGGGTGCTCCGCGATGAAGGCCGAGTTCACGGGCCACGCTGAGTACCTCAACGCGCTG AATGATAAAAGGGAAAGGCTTGTGAAAGCAAGTCGGGATGTGACAATGAACAGCAAAAAGGTCATCTTTCAGGTCCACAG GATCAGCAAAAATAACAAGGAGGAAGTTCTTTCAAAGGCGGAAAATGACCTTGCTGCTGTGGTTAACCAATACATTGGAAAGTTAGTAAAAGAACTACAAGGAACCGACTTCTGGAAGCTCAGAAGAGCCTATACCCCTGGT GTACAAGAATATATTGAAGCTGCAACATTTTGTAGATTTTGCAAGACTGGCACTTTATTGGGTCTAGCTGAAATTAATGATTCTTTGCTTGCTCTAAGTGATAAATCCATTGAGCCCTTGCAGATAAATGTGCTTGACTATCTTTTAGGG GTTGCTGATTTGTCAGGAGAGCTAATGAGGCTTGCAATTGGACGTATATCTGATGGGGAAGTTGAATATGCTAAAAATATATGTGCATTTGTACGTGACATTTATAGGGAGCTGACCCTTCTTGTGCCACTGATGGATGACAATAATGAGATGAAGAAGAAAATGGAGGTTATGCTTCAAAGCGTAGTGAAAATTGAGAATG CTTGCTTCAGTGTTCATGTGAGAGGATCTGAATACATCGCTATGCTGGGATCATCTGGCGAGTCAGACTATGCCTTCTTCGGTGCCGCCGACTATGACCAATGA